A window of the Synchiropus splendidus isolate RoL2022-P1 chromosome 6, RoL_Sspl_1.0, whole genome shotgun sequence genome harbors these coding sequences:
- the si:dkey-49n23.1 gene encoding semaphorin-3D isoform X3, with amino-acid sequence MAAMFISSQILIVLLVPLWSSVSQTWGTTGPRLQISHSELKNGSAVFWEPGVQAGLQVLLLDEDHGWLLVGGKDHVYLLDSDRLDQPAHSIYWPPPREHVELCILAGKSPENECANFVRLLQTVNKTHVFVCGTGAFNPQCGFLLLGRHTQQTTFSIFDVPESGRGKCPFSPTEPFTALLTDGELYAGTSVDFMGANAAVFRTSVQGNVHHYIRTEAFDHNWLNEPEFVGSFSVPDTLSPDDDKVYFFFREAAVEAGQWDKRVFSRVARVCKNDVGGKRSLINRWTTFLKARLVCSVPGPSGIDTHFDQLVDVFILETKDPQNPIVYGVFGTSSSVFIGSAVCVYSMASIRAAFNGPFAHRESPDHRWVEFKGRVPYPRPGACPSATNDALYRSTKDFPDDVVSFMRQHQLMWEPVVPLEGRPVLTRVNVPYRLTRVVVDQVEVDGRPYYVLHLGTDHGKLLKTVMREDYMSEVILLEELTVFQSPSPVLGLELSTKKQQVYVLGEGALVQLEVQRCERYGPDCASCCLAKDPYCSWDGQTCSRLFPNSKRRSRRQDVKHGDPWSQCPATEESDSVPVQTLFAVAGNSSFLECESRLPQMNVSWAVKRHDGAQTTAPEILTFHTDDGRHLHISRGLLVLRLQPEDSGLYTCSVREHSYTRILARYRLHVVPDLLLRAHRHHDQQGTLGTAELKGFLGHTEARPQPLPGHSSLWPPRQQLVRSYKDLLMGGTADLDRHCEQLWLREKRRQQKLRALKLKQESKKARVRRNYPPESRL; translated from the exons ATGGCAGCCATGTTTATCTCAAGCCAGATACTCATAGTGCTTCTGGTCCCTCTGTGGTCCTCTGTGAGCCAGACTTGGGGCACAACTGGACCACGACTGCAGATCTCGCACTCAG AACTGAAAAATGGATCGGCTGTGTTCTGGGAGCCTGGGGTGCAGGCGGGGCTCcaggtcctgctgctggacgAGGACCACGGCTGGCTGTTGGTGGGCGGGAAGGACCATGTCTACCTGCTGGACTCAGACCGACTGGACCAGCCTGCACACTCG ATCTACTGGCCACCCCCCCGGGAGCACGTGGAACTTTGCATCTTGGCAGGAAAGAGTCCGGAG AATGAGTGTGCCAACTTTGTCCGGCTGCTGCAGACGGTCAACAAGACGCATGTGTTCGTGTGTGGAACTGGAGCCTTTAACCCACAGTGTGGGTTCCTGCTGCTCGGGCGCCACACACag CAGACAACCTTCTCCATTTTTGACGTTCCGGAGTCGGGTCGAGGAAAATGTCCCTTCAGTCCCACAGAACCATTTACTGCCTTGCTAACTG ATGGGGAATTGTATGCTGGAACTTCGGTCGACTTCATGGGGGCCAATGCTGCCGTGTTCCGCACGTCCGTCCAGGGAAACGTCCATCACTACATCCGCACAGAGGCATTTGACCACAATTGGCTGAATG AACCAGAGTTTGTGGGTTCCTTCTCGGTGCCGGACACTCTCAGTCCTGACGACGACAAAGTCTACTTCTTCTTCAGGGAGGCGGCGGTGGAGGCGGGTCAGTGGGACAAGCGTGTGTTCAGTCGGGTCGCTCGAGTCTGCAAG AACGACGTCGGGGGGAAGAGAAGTCTGATCAACCGCTGGACCACCTTCCTCAAGGCCCGGCTGGTCTGCTCAGTTCCCGGCCCCTCCGGCATCGACACACACTTCGACCAACTGG TGGACGTTTTCATCCTAGAGACCAAAGACCCCCAGAACCCGATTGTCTATGGAGTCTTCGGCACATCCAG TTCCGTTTTCATCggttcagctgtgtgtgtttactccaTGGCATCCATCCGTGCCGCCTTCAACGGACCCTTTGCCCACCGTGAGAGTCCCGACCACCGCTGGGTGGAGTTCAAGGGTCGAGTCCCGTATCCTCGCCCTGGTGCG TGTCCCAGTGCGACCAACGATGCCCTCTACAGGTCAACGAAGGACTTTCCAGATGATGTGGTCAGTTTCATGCGACAGCACCAGCTGATGTGGGAGCCTGTGGTTCCACTGGAGGGGAGACCAGTCCTGACCCGGGTGAACGTGCCCTACAGACTCACCCGGGTGGTGGTAGACCAGGTGGAGGTCGATGGCAGACCTTACTACGTTCTGCACCTGGGGACAG ATCACGGGAAGCTACTGAAGACAGTGATGAGAGAGGACTATATGTCTGAAGTGATCCTTCTGGAGGAGCTGACTGTGTTCCAG AGTCCATCCCCTGTCCTCGGCCTGGAGCTGTCCACCAAGAAG CAACAAGTGTACGTGTTGGGCGAGGGGGCGCTGGTCCAGCTGGAGGTGCAGAGGTGTGAGCGCTATGGGCCTGATtgcgcctcctgctgtctggCTAAAGACCCATACTGCTCCTGGGATGGCCAAACCTGCTCCAGGCTTTTCCCCAACAGCAAGAG aaGGTCCCGCAGGCAGGATGTGAAGCATGGCGACCCATGGAGTCAGTGTCCCGCTACAGAAG AGTCAGACTCGGTGCCAGTCCAGACACTTTTCGCCGTGGCGGGAAACTCCAGCTTCCTGGAATGTGAGTCAAGGTTACCACAGATGAACGTCAGCTGGGCAGTGAAGCGCCATGATGGGGCTCAAACTACTGCTCCTGAGATTCTCACA TTTCACACCGACGATGGACGCCACCTCCACATCAGCCGAGGGTTGCTGGTTCTACGCCTGCAGCCTGAGGACTCGGGTCTTTACACCTGCAGCGTCCGTGAGCACTCGTACACCCGTATTCTGGCCCGCTACCGTCTCCACGTGGTGCCGGACCTCCTCCTCCGGGCACACCGACACCACGACCAGCAGGGTACTCTCGGGACGGCTGAGCTGAAGGGCTTCCTGGGCCATACTGAAGCTCGGCCACAGCCTTTGCCGGGTCACAGTAGCCTGTGGCCTCCTCGGCAGCAGCTCGTCCGTAGCTACAAAGACCTGCTGATGGGAGGAACCGCTGATCTGGACCGGCACTGTGAGCAGctctggctcagagaaaaaCGTCGGCAGCAGAAACTTCGTGCATTGAAGTTGAAGCAAGAGAGCAAAAAGGCCCGGGTGCGGAGGAACTACCCTCCGGAGAGTCGCCTTTAA
- the si:dkey-49n23.1 gene encoding semaphorin-3D isoform X4: MAAMFISSQILIVLLVPLWSSVSQTWGTTGPRLQISHSELKNGSAVFWEPGVQAGLQVLLLDEDHGWLLVGGKDHVYLLDSDRLDQPAHSIYWPPPREHVELCILAGKSPENECANFVRLLQTVNKTHVFVCGTGAFNPQCGFLLLGRHTQQTTFSIFDVPESGRGKCPFSPTEPFTALLTDGELYAGTSVDFMGANAAVFRTSVQGNVHHYIRTEAFDHNWLNEPEFVGSFSVPDTLSPDDDKVYFFFREAAVEAGQWDKRVFSRVARVCKNDVGGKRSLINRWTTFLKARLVCSVPGPSGIDTHFDQLVDVFILETKDPQNPIVYGVFGTSSSVFIGSAVCVYSMASIRAAFNGPFAHRESPDHRWVEFKGRVPYPRPGACPSATNDALYRSTKDFPDDVVSFMRQHQLMWEPVVPLEGRPVLTRVNVPYRLTRVVVDQVEVDGRPYYVLHLGTDHGKLLKTVMREDYMSEVILLEELTVFQSPSPVLGLELSTKKQQVYVLGEGALVQLEVQRCERYGPDCASCCLAKDPYCSWDGQTCSRLFPNSKRSRRQDVKHGDPWSQCPATEESDSVPVQTLFAVAGNSSFLECESRLPQMNVSWAVKRHDGAQTTAPEILTFHTDDGRHLHISRGLLVLRLQPEDSGLYTCSVREHSYTRILARYRLHVVPDLLLRAHRHHDQQGTLGTAELKGFLGHTEARPQPLPGHSSLWPPRQQLVRSYKDLLMGGTADLDRHCEQLWLREKRRQQKLRALKLKQESKKARVRRNYPPESRL; the protein is encoded by the exons ATGGCAGCCATGTTTATCTCAAGCCAGATACTCATAGTGCTTCTGGTCCCTCTGTGGTCCTCTGTGAGCCAGACTTGGGGCACAACTGGACCACGACTGCAGATCTCGCACTCAG AACTGAAAAATGGATCGGCTGTGTTCTGGGAGCCTGGGGTGCAGGCGGGGCTCcaggtcctgctgctggacgAGGACCACGGCTGGCTGTTGGTGGGCGGGAAGGACCATGTCTACCTGCTGGACTCAGACCGACTGGACCAGCCTGCACACTCG ATCTACTGGCCACCCCCCCGGGAGCACGTGGAACTTTGCATCTTGGCAGGAAAGAGTCCGGAG AATGAGTGTGCCAACTTTGTCCGGCTGCTGCAGACGGTCAACAAGACGCATGTGTTCGTGTGTGGAACTGGAGCCTTTAACCCACAGTGTGGGTTCCTGCTGCTCGGGCGCCACACACag CAGACAACCTTCTCCATTTTTGACGTTCCGGAGTCGGGTCGAGGAAAATGTCCCTTCAGTCCCACAGAACCATTTACTGCCTTGCTAACTG ATGGGGAATTGTATGCTGGAACTTCGGTCGACTTCATGGGGGCCAATGCTGCCGTGTTCCGCACGTCCGTCCAGGGAAACGTCCATCACTACATCCGCACAGAGGCATTTGACCACAATTGGCTGAATG AACCAGAGTTTGTGGGTTCCTTCTCGGTGCCGGACACTCTCAGTCCTGACGACGACAAAGTCTACTTCTTCTTCAGGGAGGCGGCGGTGGAGGCGGGTCAGTGGGACAAGCGTGTGTTCAGTCGGGTCGCTCGAGTCTGCAAG AACGACGTCGGGGGGAAGAGAAGTCTGATCAACCGCTGGACCACCTTCCTCAAGGCCCGGCTGGTCTGCTCAGTTCCCGGCCCCTCCGGCATCGACACACACTTCGACCAACTGG TGGACGTTTTCATCCTAGAGACCAAAGACCCCCAGAACCCGATTGTCTATGGAGTCTTCGGCACATCCAG TTCCGTTTTCATCggttcagctgtgtgtgtttactccaTGGCATCCATCCGTGCCGCCTTCAACGGACCCTTTGCCCACCGTGAGAGTCCCGACCACCGCTGGGTGGAGTTCAAGGGTCGAGTCCCGTATCCTCGCCCTGGTGCG TGTCCCAGTGCGACCAACGATGCCCTCTACAGGTCAACGAAGGACTTTCCAGATGATGTGGTCAGTTTCATGCGACAGCACCAGCTGATGTGGGAGCCTGTGGTTCCACTGGAGGGGAGACCAGTCCTGACCCGGGTGAACGTGCCCTACAGACTCACCCGGGTGGTGGTAGACCAGGTGGAGGTCGATGGCAGACCTTACTACGTTCTGCACCTGGGGACAG ATCACGGGAAGCTACTGAAGACAGTGATGAGAGAGGACTATATGTCTGAAGTGATCCTTCTGGAGGAGCTGACTGTGTTCCAG AGTCCATCCCCTGTCCTCGGCCTGGAGCTGTCCACCAAGAAG CAACAAGTGTACGTGTTGGGCGAGGGGGCGCTGGTCCAGCTGGAGGTGCAGAGGTGTGAGCGCTATGGGCCTGATtgcgcctcctgctgtctggCTAAAGACCCATACTGCTCCTGGGATGGCCAAACCTGCTCCAGGCTTTTCCCCAACAGCAAGAG GTCCCGCAGGCAGGATGTGAAGCATGGCGACCCATGGAGTCAGTGTCCCGCTACAGAAG AGTCAGACTCGGTGCCAGTCCAGACACTTTTCGCCGTGGCGGGAAACTCCAGCTTCCTGGAATGTGAGTCAAGGTTACCACAGATGAACGTCAGCTGGGCAGTGAAGCGCCATGATGGGGCTCAAACTACTGCTCCTGAGATTCTCACA TTTCACACCGACGATGGACGCCACCTCCACATCAGCCGAGGGTTGCTGGTTCTACGCCTGCAGCCTGAGGACTCGGGTCTTTACACCTGCAGCGTCCGTGAGCACTCGTACACCCGTATTCTGGCCCGCTACCGTCTCCACGTGGTGCCGGACCTCCTCCTCCGGGCACACCGACACCACGACCAGCAGGGTACTCTCGGGACGGCTGAGCTGAAGGGCTTCCTGGGCCATACTGAAGCTCGGCCACAGCCTTTGCCGGGTCACAGTAGCCTGTGGCCTCCTCGGCAGCAGCTCGTCCGTAGCTACAAAGACCTGCTGATGGGAGGAACCGCTGATCTGGACCGGCACTGTGAGCAGctctggctcagagaaaaaCGTCGGCAGCAGAAACTTCGTGCATTGAAGTTGAAGCAAGAGAGCAAAAAGGCCCGGGTGCGGAGGAACTACCCTCCGGAGAGTCGCCTTTAA
- the si:dkey-49n23.1 gene encoding semaphorin-3D isoform X2, translated as MAAMFISSQILIVLLVPLWSSVSQTWGTTGPRLQISHSELKNGSAVFWEPGVQAGLQVLLLDEDHGWLLVGGKDHVYLLDSDRLDQPAHSIYWPPPREHVELCILAGKSPENECANFVRLLQTVNKTHVFVCGTGAFNPQCGFLLLGRHTQTTFSIFDVPESGRGKCPFSPTEPFTALLTDGELYAGTSVDFMGANAAVFRTSVQGNVHHYIRTEAFDHNWLNEPEFVGSFSVPDTLSPDDDKVYFFFREAAVEAGQWDKRVFSRVARVCKVDPYGRDGSDSGVSLSSPVSQNDVGGKRSLINRWTTFLKARLVCSVPGPSGIDTHFDQLVDVFILETKDPQNPIVYGVFGTSSSVFIGSAVCVYSMASIRAAFNGPFAHRESPDHRWVEFKGRVPYPRPGACPSATNDALYRSTKDFPDDVVSFMRQHQLMWEPVVPLEGRPVLTRVNVPYRLTRVVVDQVEVDGRPYYVLHLGTDHGKLLKTVMREDYMSEVILLEELTVFQSPSPVLGLELSTKKQQVYVLGEGALVQLEVQRCERYGPDCASCCLAKDPYCSWDGQTCSRLFPNSKRRSRRQDVKHGDPWSQCPATEESDSVPVQTLFAVAGNSSFLECESRLPQMNVSWAVKRHDGAQTTAPEILTFHTDDGRHLHISRGLLVLRLQPEDSGLYTCSVREHSYTRILARYRLHVVPDLLLRAHRHHDQQGTLGTAELKGFLGHTEARPQPLPGHSSLWPPRQQLVRSYKDLLMGGTADLDRHCEQLWLREKRRQQKLRALKLKQESKKARVRRNYPPESRL; from the exons ATGGCAGCCATGTTTATCTCAAGCCAGATACTCATAGTGCTTCTGGTCCCTCTGTGGTCCTCTGTGAGCCAGACTTGGGGCACAACTGGACCACGACTGCAGATCTCGCACTCAG AACTGAAAAATGGATCGGCTGTGTTCTGGGAGCCTGGGGTGCAGGCGGGGCTCcaggtcctgctgctggacgAGGACCACGGCTGGCTGTTGGTGGGCGGGAAGGACCATGTCTACCTGCTGGACTCAGACCGACTGGACCAGCCTGCACACTCG ATCTACTGGCCACCCCCCCGGGAGCACGTGGAACTTTGCATCTTGGCAGGAAAGAGTCCGGAG AATGAGTGTGCCAACTTTGTCCGGCTGCTGCAGACGGTCAACAAGACGCATGTGTTCGTGTGTGGAACTGGAGCCTTTAACCCACAGTGTGGGTTCCTGCTGCTCGGGCGCCACACACag ACAACCTTCTCCATTTTTGACGTTCCGGAGTCGGGTCGAGGAAAATGTCCCTTCAGTCCCACAGAACCATTTACTGCCTTGCTAACTG ATGGGGAATTGTATGCTGGAACTTCGGTCGACTTCATGGGGGCCAATGCTGCCGTGTTCCGCACGTCCGTCCAGGGAAACGTCCATCACTACATCCGCACAGAGGCATTTGACCACAATTGGCTGAATG AACCAGAGTTTGTGGGTTCCTTCTCGGTGCCGGACACTCTCAGTCCTGACGACGACAAAGTCTACTTCTTCTTCAGGGAGGCGGCGGTGGAGGCGGGTCAGTGGGACAAGCGTGTGTTCAGTCGGGTCGCTCGAGTCTGCAAGGTAGATCCCTATGGTCGGGACGGTTCCGACTCAGGCGTCTCACTCTCATCTCCGGTCTCGCAGAACGACGTCGGGGGGAAGAGAAGTCTGATCAACCGCTGGACCACCTTCCTCAAGGCCCGGCTGGTCTGCTCAGTTCCCGGCCCCTCCGGCATCGACACACACTTCGACCAACTGG TGGACGTTTTCATCCTAGAGACCAAAGACCCCCAGAACCCGATTGTCTATGGAGTCTTCGGCACATCCAG TTCCGTTTTCATCggttcagctgtgtgtgtttactccaTGGCATCCATCCGTGCCGCCTTCAACGGACCCTTTGCCCACCGTGAGAGTCCCGACCACCGCTGGGTGGAGTTCAAGGGTCGAGTCCCGTATCCTCGCCCTGGTGCG TGTCCCAGTGCGACCAACGATGCCCTCTACAGGTCAACGAAGGACTTTCCAGATGATGTGGTCAGTTTCATGCGACAGCACCAGCTGATGTGGGAGCCTGTGGTTCCACTGGAGGGGAGACCAGTCCTGACCCGGGTGAACGTGCCCTACAGACTCACCCGGGTGGTGGTAGACCAGGTGGAGGTCGATGGCAGACCTTACTACGTTCTGCACCTGGGGACAG ATCACGGGAAGCTACTGAAGACAGTGATGAGAGAGGACTATATGTCTGAAGTGATCCTTCTGGAGGAGCTGACTGTGTTCCAG AGTCCATCCCCTGTCCTCGGCCTGGAGCTGTCCACCAAGAAG CAACAAGTGTACGTGTTGGGCGAGGGGGCGCTGGTCCAGCTGGAGGTGCAGAGGTGTGAGCGCTATGGGCCTGATtgcgcctcctgctgtctggCTAAAGACCCATACTGCTCCTGGGATGGCCAAACCTGCTCCAGGCTTTTCCCCAACAGCAAGAG aaGGTCCCGCAGGCAGGATGTGAAGCATGGCGACCCATGGAGTCAGTGTCCCGCTACAGAAG AGTCAGACTCGGTGCCAGTCCAGACACTTTTCGCCGTGGCGGGAAACTCCAGCTTCCTGGAATGTGAGTCAAGGTTACCACAGATGAACGTCAGCTGGGCAGTGAAGCGCCATGATGGGGCTCAAACTACTGCTCCTGAGATTCTCACA TTTCACACCGACGATGGACGCCACCTCCACATCAGCCGAGGGTTGCTGGTTCTACGCCTGCAGCCTGAGGACTCGGGTCTTTACACCTGCAGCGTCCGTGAGCACTCGTACACCCGTATTCTGGCCCGCTACCGTCTCCACGTGGTGCCGGACCTCCTCCTCCGGGCACACCGACACCACGACCAGCAGGGTACTCTCGGGACGGCTGAGCTGAAGGGCTTCCTGGGCCATACTGAAGCTCGGCCACAGCCTTTGCCGGGTCACAGTAGCCTGTGGCCTCCTCGGCAGCAGCTCGTCCGTAGCTACAAAGACCTGCTGATGGGAGGAACCGCTGATCTGGACCGGCACTGTGAGCAGctctggctcagagaaaaaCGTCGGCAGCAGAAACTTCGTGCATTGAAGTTGAAGCAAGAGAGCAAAAAGGCCCGGGTGCGGAGGAACTACCCTCCGGAGAGTCGCCTTTAA
- the si:dkey-49n23.1 gene encoding semaphorin-3D isoform X1 produces the protein MAAMFISSQILIVLLVPLWSSVSQTWGTTGPRLQISHSELKNGSAVFWEPGVQAGLQVLLLDEDHGWLLVGGKDHVYLLDSDRLDQPAHSIYWPPPREHVELCILAGKSPENECANFVRLLQTVNKTHVFVCGTGAFNPQCGFLLLGRHTQQTTFSIFDVPESGRGKCPFSPTEPFTALLTDGELYAGTSVDFMGANAAVFRTSVQGNVHHYIRTEAFDHNWLNEPEFVGSFSVPDTLSPDDDKVYFFFREAAVEAGQWDKRVFSRVARVCKVDPYGRDGSDSGVSLSSPVSQNDVGGKRSLINRWTTFLKARLVCSVPGPSGIDTHFDQLVDVFILETKDPQNPIVYGVFGTSSSVFIGSAVCVYSMASIRAAFNGPFAHRESPDHRWVEFKGRVPYPRPGACPSATNDALYRSTKDFPDDVVSFMRQHQLMWEPVVPLEGRPVLTRVNVPYRLTRVVVDQVEVDGRPYYVLHLGTDHGKLLKTVMREDYMSEVILLEELTVFQSPSPVLGLELSTKKQQVYVLGEGALVQLEVQRCERYGPDCASCCLAKDPYCSWDGQTCSRLFPNSKRRSRRQDVKHGDPWSQCPATEESDSVPVQTLFAVAGNSSFLECESRLPQMNVSWAVKRHDGAQTTAPEILTFHTDDGRHLHISRGLLVLRLQPEDSGLYTCSVREHSYTRILARYRLHVVPDLLLRAHRHHDQQGTLGTAELKGFLGHTEARPQPLPGHSSLWPPRQQLVRSYKDLLMGGTADLDRHCEQLWLREKRRQQKLRALKLKQESKKARVRRNYPPESRL, from the exons ATGGCAGCCATGTTTATCTCAAGCCAGATACTCATAGTGCTTCTGGTCCCTCTGTGGTCCTCTGTGAGCCAGACTTGGGGCACAACTGGACCACGACTGCAGATCTCGCACTCAG AACTGAAAAATGGATCGGCTGTGTTCTGGGAGCCTGGGGTGCAGGCGGGGCTCcaggtcctgctgctggacgAGGACCACGGCTGGCTGTTGGTGGGCGGGAAGGACCATGTCTACCTGCTGGACTCAGACCGACTGGACCAGCCTGCACACTCG ATCTACTGGCCACCCCCCCGGGAGCACGTGGAACTTTGCATCTTGGCAGGAAAGAGTCCGGAG AATGAGTGTGCCAACTTTGTCCGGCTGCTGCAGACGGTCAACAAGACGCATGTGTTCGTGTGTGGAACTGGAGCCTTTAACCCACAGTGTGGGTTCCTGCTGCTCGGGCGCCACACACag CAGACAACCTTCTCCATTTTTGACGTTCCGGAGTCGGGTCGAGGAAAATGTCCCTTCAGTCCCACAGAACCATTTACTGCCTTGCTAACTG ATGGGGAATTGTATGCTGGAACTTCGGTCGACTTCATGGGGGCCAATGCTGCCGTGTTCCGCACGTCCGTCCAGGGAAACGTCCATCACTACATCCGCACAGAGGCATTTGACCACAATTGGCTGAATG AACCAGAGTTTGTGGGTTCCTTCTCGGTGCCGGACACTCTCAGTCCTGACGACGACAAAGTCTACTTCTTCTTCAGGGAGGCGGCGGTGGAGGCGGGTCAGTGGGACAAGCGTGTGTTCAGTCGGGTCGCTCGAGTCTGCAAGGTAGATCCCTATGGTCGGGACGGTTCCGACTCAGGCGTCTCACTCTCATCTCCGGTCTCGCAGAACGACGTCGGGGGGAAGAGAAGTCTGATCAACCGCTGGACCACCTTCCTCAAGGCCCGGCTGGTCTGCTCAGTTCCCGGCCCCTCCGGCATCGACACACACTTCGACCAACTGG TGGACGTTTTCATCCTAGAGACCAAAGACCCCCAGAACCCGATTGTCTATGGAGTCTTCGGCACATCCAG TTCCGTTTTCATCggttcagctgtgtgtgtttactccaTGGCATCCATCCGTGCCGCCTTCAACGGACCCTTTGCCCACCGTGAGAGTCCCGACCACCGCTGGGTGGAGTTCAAGGGTCGAGTCCCGTATCCTCGCCCTGGTGCG TGTCCCAGTGCGACCAACGATGCCCTCTACAGGTCAACGAAGGACTTTCCAGATGATGTGGTCAGTTTCATGCGACAGCACCAGCTGATGTGGGAGCCTGTGGTTCCACTGGAGGGGAGACCAGTCCTGACCCGGGTGAACGTGCCCTACAGACTCACCCGGGTGGTGGTAGACCAGGTGGAGGTCGATGGCAGACCTTACTACGTTCTGCACCTGGGGACAG ATCACGGGAAGCTACTGAAGACAGTGATGAGAGAGGACTATATGTCTGAAGTGATCCTTCTGGAGGAGCTGACTGTGTTCCAG AGTCCATCCCCTGTCCTCGGCCTGGAGCTGTCCACCAAGAAG CAACAAGTGTACGTGTTGGGCGAGGGGGCGCTGGTCCAGCTGGAGGTGCAGAGGTGTGAGCGCTATGGGCCTGATtgcgcctcctgctgtctggCTAAAGACCCATACTGCTCCTGGGATGGCCAAACCTGCTCCAGGCTTTTCCCCAACAGCAAGAG aaGGTCCCGCAGGCAGGATGTGAAGCATGGCGACCCATGGAGTCAGTGTCCCGCTACAGAAG AGTCAGACTCGGTGCCAGTCCAGACACTTTTCGCCGTGGCGGGAAACTCCAGCTTCCTGGAATGTGAGTCAAGGTTACCACAGATGAACGTCAGCTGGGCAGTGAAGCGCCATGATGGGGCTCAAACTACTGCTCCTGAGATTCTCACA TTTCACACCGACGATGGACGCCACCTCCACATCAGCCGAGGGTTGCTGGTTCTACGCCTGCAGCCTGAGGACTCGGGTCTTTACACCTGCAGCGTCCGTGAGCACTCGTACACCCGTATTCTGGCCCGCTACCGTCTCCACGTGGTGCCGGACCTCCTCCTCCGGGCACACCGACACCACGACCAGCAGGGTACTCTCGGGACGGCTGAGCTGAAGGGCTTCCTGGGCCATACTGAAGCTCGGCCACAGCCTTTGCCGGGTCACAGTAGCCTGTGGCCTCCTCGGCAGCAGCTCGTCCGTAGCTACAAAGACCTGCTGATGGGAGGAACCGCTGATCTGGACCGGCACTGTGAGCAGctctggctcagagaaaaaCGTCGGCAGCAGAAACTTCGTGCATTGAAGTTGAAGCAAGAGAGCAAAAAGGCCCGGGTGCGGAGGAACTACCCTCCGGAGAGTCGCCTTTAA